From Prochlorococcus sp. MIT 1223, the proteins below share one genomic window:
- the hemF gene encoding oxygen-dependent coproporphyrinogen oxidase, which yields MSRSTERISSPPLNSRERAKALVLSLQDEICTGLESLDGEGKFHEETWDRPEGGGGRSRVMTEGKVFEQGGVNFSEVRGQELPPSITNQRPEAKGHPWFATGTSMVLHPRNPYIPTVHLNYRYFEAGPVWWFGGGADLTPYYPYLQDAQHFHQVHKDACDSVNTSLHSVFKPWCDEYFFLKHRNETRGIGGIFYDYQDGGGTIYKGQNINGKASKKSQSIGECKLTWEELFSLAKSCGKAFLPAYETIIQKRKNQSYTDRERQFQLYRRGRYVEFNLVWDRGTIFGLQTNGRTESILMSLPPLARWEYGFKAEENSREELLTKLFTKPQEWFTDKSLLEKCEPFDAVN from the coding sequence TTGTCTAGATCAACTGAAAGAATTTCATCACCTCCTCTCAATTCTAGAGAAAGAGCAAAAGCACTTGTGCTATCCCTGCAAGATGAAATTTGTACAGGACTTGAGAGTCTTGATGGAGAAGGAAAGTTCCACGAAGAAACATGGGATAGACCTGAAGGGGGTGGAGGTAGATCGAGAGTCATGACTGAAGGGAAAGTCTTTGAACAAGGAGGTGTGAATTTCTCTGAGGTTAGAGGGCAAGAATTACCACCATCAATTACCAATCAAAGACCCGAAGCCAAAGGACACCCTTGGTTTGCCACAGGCACTTCAATGGTTCTCCATCCTAGAAATCCATACATTCCAACTGTCCATCTAAATTACCGCTATTTCGAAGCAGGTCCAGTTTGGTGGTTTGGAGGAGGAGCTGATTTAACTCCTTATTATCCATATTTACAGGATGCGCAACATTTTCATCAAGTCCATAAAGACGCATGTGATTCAGTCAATACGTCTCTTCATAGTGTTTTCAAGCCTTGGTGTGACGAATACTTTTTTCTCAAACACAGAAATGAAACAAGAGGAATAGGAGGTATCTTTTATGACTACCAAGATGGAGGAGGTACTATTTACAAAGGACAAAATATTAACGGCAAAGCATCAAAAAAATCCCAGAGCATAGGAGAGTGCAAATTAACTTGGGAAGAACTTTTTTCTTTAGCCAAATCATGTGGCAAAGCATTCTTACCTGCATACGAGACAATTATCCAAAAAAGAAAGAATCAAAGCTATACAGATCGTGAGAGACAATTTCAACTTTATAGAAGAGGACGATATGTAGAGTTCAATTTAGTTTGGGATAGAGGAACAATTTTTGGCTTACAAACTAATGGAAGAACAGAATCAATACTAATGTCATTACCACCTCTTGCTCGTTGGGAATATGGGTTCAAAGCTGAAGAAAATAGTAGAGAAGAACTTCTTACTAAACTATTTACAAAACCGCAAGAATGGTTTACTGATAAATCACTTTTAGAAAAATGCGAACCTTTTGATGCTGTTAATTAA